A genomic stretch from Hoplias malabaricus isolate fHopMal1 chromosome 4, fHopMal1.hap1, whole genome shotgun sequence includes:
- the kiss2 gene encoding kisspeptin 2 isoform X1 has product MFRLTPKIGFRRDVGTDQRHVSSSRLRRIPTVGLEQRDADEAEDATLCFFLKEKDTESQVSCKHRLNLRSKFNYNPFGLRFGKRGGRGRSAGERRRRGELLPALLLLTQLEQAS; this is encoded by the exons atgttccgacttacaccgaaaatcggtttccgacgcgacgtaggaacggatcaacgtc atGTGTCTTCGTCCAGACTCAGAAGAATTCCCACGGTGGGGCTGGAGCAGAGAGACGCTGACGAGGCGGAGGACGCCACTTTGTGCTTTTTTCTGAAGGAGAAGGACACGGAGAGCCAGGTCTCCTGCAAACACCGACTGAACCTGCGCAGTAAATTCAACTATAACCCGTTCGGCCTGCGCTTCGGGAAGCGTGGCGGCCGCGGGAGGAGTGCAGGCGAGAGACGGAGGAGAGGAGAGCTGCTGCCCGCACTACTTTTACTCACACAGCTGGAGCAAGCTTCATAA